A single genomic interval of Falco naumanni isolate bFalNau1 chromosome 11, bFalNau1.pat, whole genome shotgun sequence harbors:
- the PDC gene encoding phosducin produces the protein MEENANTSFEEDFEGQATHTGPKGVINDWRKFKLESEDRDSLSLSKKEILRQMSSPHRSFSKDDKQTRERFCRKMSMQEYELIHDEQEDESCLQKYRKRCMQDMHQRLSFGPKYGYVCELQNGEQFLEAIEKEHKNTTVIVHIYEDGTKGCDALNNSLTCLAAEYATVKFCKIKASNTGAGDRFSSDVLPTLLVYKGGELLSNFISISEQFNEEFFAVDVESFLNEYGLLPERELPALGNGNTDEQDVE, from the exons ATGGAAGAAAACGCCAACACCAGCTTTGAAGAAGATTTTGAAGGACAGGCAACACACACAG GGCCCAAAGGCGTGATCAATGACTGGAGGAAGTTTAAATTAGAAAGTGAAGACAGAGACTCCTTATCCTTgagcaagaaagaaattcttAGACAAATGTCTTCACCACACAGATCTTTCAGTAAAGATGATAAACAGACCAGAGAGAGATTCTGCCGTAAG ATGAGCATGCAGGAGTATGAGTTAATTCACGATGAGCAAGAAGATGAAAGTTGCCTACAAAAATACCGCAAACGCTGCATGCAGGATATGCACCAGAGGCTGAGTTTTGGGCCAAAATATGGTTATGTGTGTGAGCTGCAGAATGGGGAACAGTTCCTGGAAGCCATTGAGAAAGAGCATAAAAACACCACTGTCATCGTCCACATTTATGAAGATGGCACCAAGGGCTGCGATGCTCTCAACAACAGCTTGACCTGCCTGGCAGCTGAGTATGCCACCGTGAAGTTCTGCAAGATCAAGGCCTCCAACACGGGGGCCGGAGATCGCTTCTCAAGCGACGTGCTTCCCACTCTACTGGTCTATAAGGGTGGGGAGCTTCTGAGCAATTTCATCAGCATTTCTGAACAATTCAATGAGGAGTTTTTTGCTGTGGATGTGGAGTCTTTCCTAAATGAGTATGGGCTGCTACCTGAAAGGGAGCTTCCAGCACTGGGAAATGGCAACACAGATGAGCAAGATGTTGAATAA